The Candidatus Woesearchaeota archaeon genomic sequence CGTGTCCCAAGGTGGGGCAGCAGGTATTTGTCCAGAACTTCCTTGATCCTCTCAACCCTTATTTCCCTGGACTGCGTGATGCCGATTTTCTTGGCAATATAATCCAGTGCATCCTCTTCAGACTTGATTGAGACAAACTCGTAAAGGTTTACAAGCACTTCATCGCTTGGCTTTTCCGGCGAGACAAACTTCATTATCTCCTCGTCTTTCAGGAGGCCGAGCGCCTTGAGCACTACAATCAGCGGGACTCTCTTCACTCTTGTGAATGTGATATAAAAAATTCCATCCTTCATCCTTTCAATGCTGTGCGGAATCTTGAAAGACCCCCTCTCAGAAAACATCTTGCCGACATAGGAGCTGGGCCCGATTGAGGTTTTTTCCACCATCATCCTGTTCGGCGCCAGGTCCTCAATTATAACCAGTGCCTTTTCTGTCCCGTTGATGATGAAATATCCGCCCGGGTCAGTCGGGTCTTCGCCTCTTTTGCTCAGCTCTTCCCTGCTCATCTTTGACAGGTGGCAGTACTTTGACTTGAGCATGATTGGGATGTTGACTACCTGTGTTGTGAAAGTCTCCCTTTGCACGCCATTGATGTGCGCGCTGACATCAATGAAGCACGGGGCAGAATAGGTTATTTTCCTGAGCCTGGCCTCGATTGGATAGACAAACCTCTTGGATCCGTCAGCCTCTGTAATCTCAGGCTGGGTTACCCAGATCTTGTCAAACCTGATTTTGAATTCATCAATGTTATGGGGGATAATTGTCGGCTCAATGTCATTGTTCTCCTCAATTATCTTTTGAAGCTCGACATCGATAAAATTGTTGAACGACATGATATTCGACTCAACAACAGAGTGCTCGTCGAAATATTTCTTGATCATGACCTGCGATTTATTCATTGGTGACCACCCTGTAATACGCGCTTTCGCCCGCTGTCTGGCTCTTCCTCATGATTTTCACGATATCGCCAGGCTGCAATTTCAACGACCTTATCCCATGGTCATTCTGATAAATTTTTGGCAGTTCCTTGAGGGTGATGTTATACTTTGCCAGAATTTCCTGCTTTTCCTTCTCGCTCACTTTCATGTGCTTTGGAAGCAAAATATGTTCCTTGATCTCCAAGTTTGAAACGCCTTTTTTCCTTCGCATCTTCCCCCTCTTAGATTCCGTGAGCACCCTTTGAAAATCTGCTGAGCTTCATTTGGTTTTTGACTCTCATTATTTGAAAAATGGTGGGCCGGACGAGACTTTCTGGGCATTTCTGCCATTCGAACTCGCGA encodes the following:
- a CDS encoding DNA-directed RNA polymerase subunit B'', producing MNKSQVMIKKYFDEHSVVESNIMSFNNFIDVELQKIIEENNDIEPTIIPHNIDEFKIRFDKIWVTQPEITEADGSKRFVYPIEARLRKITYSAPCFIDVSAHINGVQRETFTTQVVNIPIMLKSKYCHLSKMSREELSKRGEDPTDPGGYFIINGTEKALVIIEDLAPNRMMVEKTSIGPSSYVGKMFSERGSFKIPHSIERMKDGIFYITFTRVKRVPLIVVLKALGLLKDEEIMKFVSPEKPSDEVLVNLYEFVSIKSEEDALDYIAKKIGITQSREIRVERIKEVLDKYLLPHLGTRREERIFKAYNLCKMLKKYIRVSREELPVDDKDHYMNKRLKLSGDLMADLFRVNLKVLIADILYNFQRIVKRGKFPSIKSVIRDKLLTQRIYSSMATGSWVGGRKGISQRIQRLNFLETLSHLQRVVSPLSASQENFEARELHATHMGRLCPIETPEGTNIGLRKNLALLVSVSPDADEEEIIRQIKPMGLKGMK
- a CDS encoding DNA-directed RNA polymerase subunit H encodes the protein MRRKKGVSNLEIKEHILLPKHMKVSEKEKQEILAKYNITLKELPKIYQNDHGIRSLKLQPGDIVKIMRKSQTAGESAYYRVVTNE